Proteins from a genomic interval of Channa argus isolate prfri chromosome 11, Channa argus male v1.0, whole genome shotgun sequence:
- the ube2d4 gene encoding ubiquitin-conjugating enzyme E2 D4 yields the protein MALKRIQKELSDLQRDPPAQCSAGPVGEDLFHWQATIMGPSDSPYQSGVFFLTIHFPTDYPFKPPKVAFTTKIYHPNINSNGSICLDILRSQWSPALTVSKVLLSICSLLCDPNPDDPLVPEIAHTYKADREKYNKLAREWTQKYAM from the exons ATGGCGTTGAAAAGAATTCAGAAG GAACTATCAGACCTGCAGAGGGACCCACCTGCTCAGTGCTCTGCAGGACCAGTTGGAGAAGATT tATTTCATTGGCAGGCAACAATAATGGGTCCG AGTGACAGCCCATATCAGAGTGGGGTTTTCTTCCTCACCATTCATTTCCCGACAGATTACCCCTTCAAACCTCCCAAA GTTGCATTCACAACAAAAATTTACCACCCTAATATTAACAGCAATGGAAGTATTTGTCTGGATATACTGAGGTCACAATGGTCACCTGCACTTACAGTATCAAAAG TATTATTGTCTATCTGCTCTCTTCTTTGTGATCCAAACCCCGACGACCCACTGGTTCCAGAGATTGCTCATACATACAAGGCTGACAGAGAAAA ATACAACAAATTAGCAAGAGAGTGGACGCAGAAGTATGCAATGTGA